A genomic window from Leishmania mexicana MHOM/GT/2001/U1103 complete genome, chromosome 14 includes:
- a CDS encoding putative stearic acid desaturase gives MLQAVRNLFTCSVLATDETSPKEEREVPQWTKGNFQYNWIGIYIISVPLLLVLLGLCLRVPLSFSLLQWLAFFGVVTGMVGVTTGYHRLFSHNAFTGGQAMQWVCAFIGAGAFQGSIKWWARNHRVHHKYTDTSKDPYDARRGFIFTHFGWFVMRMDYDLLGDADVSDLKDSLVVEFQRKYFAVIATMTGILIPLMVAGATTGEWAGAFFWVVWLKIFLVHQFSFFINSLAHTDLFGATRPYADDKTPHDSIVFAIINLGEGYHNYHHQFPNDYRNGHLWHHIDMTKWYIFICSFLGFCDNLQRAPRTIINRTAAAQGVCTQRRKLQEAVEKLKQLEVPADMEYTWDDVRAEVKQGRKLLVMDGYVLDLERPIPVDPAWPQSEKISWLNTHPGGRALLLAYVGKDATAAFNGGVYGHTTGAHNYLPELRVGRLKGLPASSASGEEGSAADCKGQ, from the coding sequence ATGCTCCAGGCAGTACGGAACCTCTTCACCTGCAGCGTCCTTGCCACGGATGAGACAAGCCCCAAGGAGGAACGTGAGGTGCCGCAGTGGACGAAGGGCAACTTCCAGTACAACTGGATCGGCATCTACATCATCAgtgtgccactgctgctcgtcCTGCTTGGGTTGTGCCTGCGCGTCCCTTTATCCTTCTCGCTCCTGCAATGGCTTGCATTTTTCGGTGTTGTCACCGGCATGGTGGGGGTGACGACCGGCTATCATCGTCTCTTCTCACACAACGCTTTCACCGGCGGGCAGGCGATGCAGTGGGTGTGCGCCTtcatcggcgccggcgcgttCCAGGGCTCCATCAAGTGGTGGGCTCGAAACCACCGCGTCCACCACAAGTACACGGACACCTCCAAGGACCCGTACGACGCGCGCCGCGGCTTCATCTTCACGCACTTTGGCTGGTTCGTCATGCGCATGGACTACGATCTGCTCGGCGACGCAGACGTGTCGGACCTGAAGGACAGCCTCGTCGTGGAGTTTCAGCGCAAGTATTTTGCCGTCATTGCGACCATGACAGGGATCCTGATCCCCCTCATGGTGGCCGGCGCAACCACTGGTGAGTGGGCGGGTGCGTTCTTCTGGGTGGTGTGGCTCAAGATCTTTCTGGTGCACCAGTTCTCCTTCTTCATTAACAGCCTCGCGCACACAGACCTCTTTGGCGCCACACGGCCGTACGCGGATGACAAGACACCGCACGACTCCATCGTCTTCGCGATCATAAACCTCGGCGAGGGCTACCACAACTACCACCACCAGTTCCCGAACGACTACCGCAACGGTCATCTGTGGCACCACATTGATATGACGAAGTGGTACATATTTATTTGCAGCTTTCTGGGCTTCTGCGACAACTtgcagcgtgcgccgcgGACTATCATCaaccgcaccgccgcggcgcagggTGTATgcacgcagcggcgcaaaCTTCAGGAGGCGGTCGAGAAGTTgaagcagctggaggtgcCGGCGGACATGGAGTACACGTGGGACGACGTGCGGGCGGAGGTGAAGCAGGGCCGCAAGCTGCTGGTGATGGACGGCTACGTGCTGGACCTCGAGCGGCCAATCCCCGTGGACCCTGCGTGGCCGCAGTCGGAGAAGATCAGCTGGTTGAACACGCACCCTGGTGGACGTGCGTTGCTGCTTGCATACGTGGGCAAGGATGCGACGGCCGCCTTCAACGGCGGTGTGTATGGCCACACGACGGGCGCGCACAACTACCTGCCGGAGCTGCGCGTGGGTCGCCTGAAGGGCCTCCCCGCCTCTTCGGCGTctggcgaggaggggagtgCCGCTGATTGTAAGGGGCAGTGA
- a CDS encoding ion transport protein-like protein codes for MSSTSSKIAEGGFDASFPPAAASSDEQRSTTPAAAAAAPGGTIIAAKRRRSAFANMKRSITKGPRLLGRRIKHFLKDDLYIDVRYQEAPPKMLARELTALEVLSVYHRWLRGVQALLSITVFILSLLSIGKSAFLVNCTIFIVSQAAILVICKTYQVKAQLSGVANLLFEERNIFTSPHFLHMVAEIVLWNIQTPPFAPIGKQYVELLNYFIFLRLYSVIVYLNNAMYVYRTFCRAMSAISDLPLSTSFLIRTGLLHHKTRVVVTVVICAWLTVGCLFARTQNLSLGDALWFSFQSLSTLGYGDITPSTLSGRAVAFIAWIVSYVIMAFLIITMYSLLQASDRSHNMQTLMDCHELAHTLRGRSARVIQLVWRLHKARKVGPHAPSLKQKVYTLALSCLLTHMIAAARRTRQQLNGSMRSLNEASIHPLTGLSAYQYNAYLQLTEKAARQLQRAKDVDRVHLALRNRDVLASSLSRHDIESIILLPGDSLEPIDTAPPAALTSSSGTAASVAEMAEWRDRVAQLEQKCARLTEVLEAISAVAETHPPSMAVSQM; via the coding sequence ATGTCTAGCACGTCTTCGAAGATCGCGGAGGGCGGCTTCGATGCCTCCTTTCCACCTGCGGCTGCATCATCGGATGAACAGAGATCTACCACgcctgcggccgccgccgccgcccccggcGGCACCATCATCGCAGCGaagcggcgtcgcagcgccTTCGCGAACATGAAGCGATCCATCACGAAAGGGCCGCGACTTCTCGGACGTCGTATCAAGCACTTCTTGAAGGACGATCTGTATATCGACGTACGTTACCAGGAGGCGCCGCCGAAGATGCTGGCGAGGGAACTGACCGCGCTAGAGGTTCTATCGGTGTATCACCGCTGGCTGCGCggggtgcaggcgctgctctcCATCACCGTGTTCATTCTCTCGCTGCTGAGCATTGGGAAATCGGCGTTTCTGGTGAACTGCACCATCTTTATCGTCTCCCAGGCCGCCATCCTAGTCATATGTAAAACGTACCAGGTCAAAGCGCAGCTCTCTGGCGTGGCAAACCTGCTGTTCGAGGAGCGCAACATCTTCACCTCACCGCACTTCCTGCACATGGTGGCCGAAATCGTGCTGTGGAACATCCAGACCCCGCCTTTTGCCCCCATTGGCAAGCAGTACGTGGAGCTGCTCAACTACTTCATCTTCTTGCGCCTGTACTCCGTCATCGTGTACCTGAACAACGCTATGTACGTGTACCGAACCTTCTGCCGTGCCATGTCCGCGATCAGTGACCTGCCACTTTCCACCTCCTTCCTTATTCGCACCGGACTGCTCCACCACAAGACGCGCGTcgtggtgacggtggtgatATGTGCGTGGCTGACAGTCGGCTGCCTATTCGCACGCACCCAGAACCTCTCCCTCGGTGATGCCCTCTGGTTTTCCTTTCAGTCTCTGTCGACGCTGGGGTACGGCGACATCACCCCCTCCACGCTTTCGGGCCGCGCCGTTGCCTTCATCGCCTGGATCGTGAGCTACGTCATCATGGCCTTCCTGATCATCACCATGTACTCGCTGTTGCAGGCGTCGGACCGCTCGCACAATATGCAGACGTTAATGGACTGTCACGAACTCGCACACACTCTGCGAGGGCGCTCTGCGCGCGTCATCCAGCTGGTGTGGCGGTTGCACAAAGCTCGAAAGGTTGGACCTCACGCGCCGTCCTTGAAGCAGAAGGTCTACACACTGGCTCTGTCGTGCCTTTTGACTCACATGATTGCCGCGGCCCGCCGcacacggcagcagctgaacGGTTCAATGCGCTCGCTCAACGAGGCGAGCATTCATCCGCTTACAGGGCTGTCGGCCTACCAATATAATGCATACCTCCAACTcacggagaaggcggcgcggcagctgcagcgtgctAAGGATGTGGATCGTGTGCACCTCGCCCTGCGCAACCGCGATGTGCTAGCCTCATCGCTATCGAGGCACGACATCGAGTCCATTATTCTTCTCCCAGGTGACTCGCTAGAGCCCATCGACACTGCGCCGCCGGCCGCCctgacgagcagcagcggcacagcagcgtcagTGGCAGAGATGGCGGAGTGGAGGGACcgggtggcgcagctggagcagaAGTGTGCGCGTCTCACAGAGGTGCTAGAGGCTATAAGCGCTGTGGCCGAGACACATCCCCCCAGCATGGCTGTGTCCCAGATGTGA